In the genome of Nymphaea colorata isolate Beijing-Zhang1983 chromosome 9, ASM883128v2, whole genome shotgun sequence, one region contains:
- the LOC116261341 gene encoding BTB/POZ domain-containing protein At1g63850 → MAAHLKDQTHPPPQPTKARRGRRRETTISTNVSSASFPSPDPSLSAPTPRKEPPAVSPDDTWCCAPPHRRTATNTPSHPSQDQRHQEPETTTRPAPEASEVSSSVRQGFVPDRQSSSPFRVPVSPGRVSPLMDPSSSYPSSYSKFNSALNAGLLNPMSPPPSIDKTRSSPTLFEMMTSEPDCRSRNQPPSGSITVAAVAGGKLPPHVMTVQEKHLLMQERVNDILGSSSPGSRFNDAGSSDVKLTLSSKDGFSVSLNVHRHILVSHSRFFASKLSDRWSKQQKSLPHLVEISDCDDVEIYLETLRLMYCEDLKRRLMREDVSKVLEILKVSAAIVFEAGILACLEYLEAAPWAEDEEEKVAALLSQLQLDSTNAAGEVLKRVSLETPVSSEDEIVVRLLDVVLQGKDEKARREMKGLVSKMLRENSSHSSTNNTNLLDVSKESLYAACSSCLDLLFCNFTKATQVGFMDKSNHEERSAVVNEISRQADNLNWVLEILIDRQIAEDFTKMWASQVELAKLHAMVPTMYRFEVSRLTARLCVGIGKGQILAPKEVRILLLQTWLEPLYEDFGWMKRGCKSIDRNVVEEGLSQTILTLPLSQQQAILMNWFNRFLNSGDECPNIQRAFEVWWRRAFWKRNGETDRRRQLQIATMRVYENGG, encoded by the exons ATGGCAGCCCATCTCAAAGACCAAACCCACCCTCCTCCCCAGCCCACCAAAGCTAGGAGAGGGAGGCGAAGGGAGACCACCATCTCCACAAACGTTTCCTCTGCCTCCTTCCCCTCCCCAGACCCTTCCCTCTCTGCACCAACGCCGAGGAAAGAGCCGCCGGCCGTCTCCCCAGACGACACCTGGTGCTGTGCTCCACCGCACCGACGGACCGCCACTAACACTCCCAGCCACCCATCGCAAGACCAGAGGCACCAAGAGCCGGAAACCACCACCAGACCCGCGCCGGAAGCCAGCGAAGTCTCTTCCTCCGTTAGGCAGGGCTTCGTTCCAGACCGACAGTCTTCCTCCCCATTTCGAGTTCCGGTCTCTCCCGGCCGAGTCTCTCCTCTCATGGACCCTTCCTCCTCCTACCCTTCCAGCTATAGCAAGTTCAACTCCGCGCTCAATGCGGGGCTCCTCAACCCCATGTCGCCTCCCCCATCCATCGACAAGACTCGGTCGAGTCCGACCCTCTTCGAGATGATGACCAGTGAGCCGGATTGCCGTTCCAGAAACCAGCCCCCTTCTGGCAGCATCACCGTTGCCGCCGTGGCCGGCGGCAAACTGCCTCCCCACGTGATGACCGTCCAGGAGAAGCACCTGTTGATGCAGGAAAGGGTTAACGACATCTTGGGGAGCTCGAGCCCCGGCAGCCGGTTCAACGACGCCGGATCGAGCGATGTGAAGCTTACCCTGAGCTCTAAGGACGGGTTCAGCGTCTCCTTGAACGTCCACCGCCACATACTCGTCTCGCACAGCCGGTTCTTTGCCTCGAAGCTCTCGGATAGGTGGTCGAAGCAGCAGAAGTCGCTACCCCACCTGGTGGAGATCTCGGATTGTGACGATGTGGAGATCTATTTGGAGACTCTGCGTCTCATGTACTGTGAAGATCTCAAGAGGAGGTTAATGAGGGAGGACGTCTCCAAAGTTTTGGAGATACTcaag GTATCTGCAGCAATTGTATTTGAGGCGGGTATTTTAGCATGTCTAGAATACTTGGAAGCGGCACCATGggcagaagatgaagaagagaaggtGGCAGCACTACTGTCCCAGTTGCAGCTTGATAGCACAAATGCAGCGGGAGAAGTGTTAAAGAGGGTGTCTTTGGAAACTCCAGTATCTTCGGAAGACGAAATAGTGGTGAGACTCCTCGACGTGGTGCTTCAAGGCAAAGATGAAAAGGCCAGGAGGGAGATGAAAGGGTTGGTGTCTAAGATGCTGAGAGAGAACTCTTCCCATAGCAGTACCAACAACACCAATCTCCTCGATGTCAGCAAGGAATCACTCTATGCTGCTTGTAGCTCTTGCTTGGACCTTCTTTTCTGCAACTTCACAAAGGCTACTCAAGTGGGATTCATGGATAAGAGCAACCATGAAGAAAGAAGTGCAGTCGTGAATGAGATTTCTCGGCAAGCCGATAATCTCAACTGGGTGCTGGAGATCCTGATCGATCGACAAATTGCTGAGGATTTCACGAAGATGTGGGCAAGTCAGGTTGAACTTGCAAAGTTGCACGCCATGGTCCCAACAATGTATAGATTTGAGGTGAGCAGGCTGACTGCTAGGCTGTGTGTGGGGATTGGAAAGGGTCAGATTTTGGCACCCAAGGAAGTGCGCATCTTGTTGTTGCAGACATGGCTTGAGCCTCTCTATGAGGATTTTGGGTGGATGAAGCGGGGGTGCAAATCGATTGATCGGAATGTGGTCGAAGAGGGTCTTAGTCAGACAATTCTTACATTGCCATTGTCTCAGCAACAGGCAATTTTGATGAATTGGTTTAACCGATTCCTGAATTCTGGTGACGAATGTCCGAATATTCAGAGAGCGTTCGAAGTGTGGTGGCGGAGGGCTTTCTGGAAGAGAAATGGGGAGACTGACCGGCGCAGGCAGTTACAGATTGCAACAATGCGGGTTTATGAGAATGGCGGGTGA